The following are encoded together in the Bacillus cereus group sp. RP43 genome:
- a CDS encoding penicillin-binding transpeptidase domain-containing protein — protein MIFFLLLFLLLLARFFYIQVTGTVDNHDLKKLAEQKHSKKGVLEANRGTIYDQNGHVLAQDANSYKLVAELKGANAVKDKEDTAKKIAGVLEKDEDEILATLNKEGRSQVEFGTLGKDLTKEKKEQIEALKLPGISFITENARVYPNGDFASYVIGHASPDENGIAVGQFGLEKSLDKYLGASNGEVAYTGDRKGVSLDGGKVNVKAPKNGDNVYVTLDQRIQSYLEDAMKEASKHYEPESLIGIVADPKTGKILAMSSKPSYDPNDRQIKYFFNDAIANAFEPGSTMKIFTLAAAINEGVYNGQDFYQSGTYQVGNRKIKDHNGGAGWGSITFDEGVERSSNVAFAILGDQKLGPDRFRKYIHNFGLDEKTNIDLPDEGSNTILFDQQIQQVTTAFGQGSTVTPIQLVQAATAIANDGKMMKPYTIDKIVDPITGKVQLEHKPEEVGKPVSKETAAQVRQLLERVVTSPKGTGTAYKVDGYSVGGKTGTAQIPDGKGGYMTGKENYIFSFLGMAPMDDPQLVVYVAVKQPKLKDDENGAKPLADIFKYVTKNSLEYLKIKPNEIKDPKKYVKEQQTVVPDVTGKTMEEAKKTIDKAKLRPIVLGEGKVQQQVPKATEQTLKGDRVFLVGDKPTMPNIQGWALRDVMNLAKTLKLNLKPSGTGYVTEQSVAEGTLLQPGTELGVTLVPPLEPQQEAEKP, from the coding sequence ATGATATTTTTCCTCCTGCTCTTTTTGCTGTTATTAGCCCGATTTTTTTACATACAAGTAACAGGAACAGTGGACAATCATGATTTAAAGAAACTTGCTGAGCAGAAACATAGTAAAAAGGGAGTTCTCGAAGCGAATCGAGGAACAATTTATGATCAAAATGGTCATGTCCTAGCGCAAGATGCAAATTCTTATAAACTTGTAGCCGAGTTAAAAGGAGCTAACGCCGTTAAGGATAAAGAGGATACTGCAAAGAAAATTGCAGGAGTACTCGAAAAAGATGAAGATGAAATTTTAGCTACTTTAAATAAAGAAGGCAGAAGTCAAGTGGAATTTGGAACATTAGGTAAGGACTTGACGAAAGAAAAGAAAGAACAAATAGAAGCATTGAAATTGCCGGGAATCTCTTTTATTACCGAAAATGCGAGAGTTTATCCAAACGGTGATTTCGCATCTTACGTCATAGGGCATGCCAGCCCTGATGAGAATGGAATCGCAGTAGGTCAATTTGGCTTAGAAAAGAGTTTGGATAAGTATTTAGGTGCTTCTAATGGTGAGGTAGCTTATACAGGGGACCGTAAAGGTGTATCTCTTGACGGCGGGAAAGTGAATGTAAAGGCGCCTAAAAATGGAGATAACGTGTATGTAACACTTGATCAACGTATTCAAAGTTATTTAGAAGACGCAATGAAAGAAGCTAGTAAACATTATGAGCCGGAAAGTTTAATAGGGATTGTTGCGGATCCGAAGACGGGGAAAATATTAGCGATGTCTAGTAAACCTAGTTATGACCCTAATGATCGTCAAATTAAATATTTCTTCAATGACGCAATTGCAAATGCATTTGAACCTGGATCAACAATGAAAATTTTCACATTAGCGGCGGCTATTAATGAAGGTGTATACAATGGGCAAGACTTTTATCAGTCTGGTACATATCAAGTTGGTAATCGCAAAATAAAAGATCATAACGGCGGCGCTGGATGGGGTTCTATTACTTTCGATGAAGGGGTAGAGCGCTCTTCAAACGTAGCGTTTGCAATTTTAGGTGATCAAAAACTTGGTCCAGATCGTTTCCGAAAATATATTCATAATTTTGGATTAGATGAAAAAACAAACATTGATTTACCTGATGAAGGGTCAAATACAATTTTATTTGATCAACAAATACAACAAGTAACAACAGCATTTGGACAAGGTTCTACAGTTACACCAATTCAACTTGTACAAGCTGCAACAGCGATTGCAAATGATGGGAAAATGATGAAACCTTATACAATTGATAAAATTGTGGATCCAATAACAGGTAAAGTACAGCTAGAGCATAAACCAGAAGAAGTAGGAAAACCAGTTTCCAAAGAGACAGCAGCGCAAGTAAGGCAATTACTAGAACGTGTTGTTACATCACCGAAAGGAACAGGAACTGCATATAAAGTTGATGGGTACTCAGTCGGGGGGAAAACAGGTACAGCACAAATTCCTGACGGGAAAGGTGGCTATATGACAGGAAAAGAGAATTATATATTCTCATTCTTAGGTATGGCACCGATGGACGATCCGCAACTTGTTGTGTATGTGGCCGTTAAACAACCAAAATTAAAAGATGATGAAAACGGGGCTAAACCTTTAGCTGATATCTTTAAATATGTAACGAAAAATAGTTTAGAGTATTTAAAGATTAAGCCAAATGAAATAAAGGATCCGAAAAAATATGTGAAAGAACAACAAACTGTCGTTCCAGATGTAACCGGAAAAACGATGGAAGAAGCGAAAAAAACAATTGATAAAGCAAAACTTCGTCCAATCGTATTAGGTGAAGGGAAAGTGCAGCAGCAAGTGCCGAAGGCAACTGAACAAACATTAAAGGGTGATCGAGTCTTCTTAGTAGGAGATAAACCTACAATGCCAAATATACAGGGATGGGCACTGCGTGATGTTATGAATTTAGCAAAAACATTAAAGCTTAACTTAAAACCTTCTGGTACAGGATATGTAACGGAACAAAGTGTGGCGGAAGGAACATTGTTGCAACCTGGTACAGAATTAGGTGTAACACTCGTACCACCACTTGAACCGCAGCAAGAAGCGGAAAAGCCATAA
- the murE gene encoding UDP-N-acetylmuramoyl-L-alanyl-D-glutamate--2,6-diaminopimelate ligase yields MKLHTLVSCLHDFPVVPKENPEITSIEADSRKVKEGSLFICMKGYTVDSHDFAKQAAAQGAAAIVAERPIDVDVPVVLVKNTFRSLAVLADYFYGQPTHKLHLIGITGTNGKTTTSHIMDEIMRAHGHKTGLIGTINMKIGDETFEVKNTTPDALTLQQTFSRMVEQGVDSTVMEVSSHALDLGRVHGCDYDVAVFTNLTQDHLDYHKTMEEYKHAKGLLFAQLGNSYHHNREKYAILNSDDPVAEEYMRSTAATVVTYGIDVVSDIMARDIVMTSGGTTFTLVTPYETVNVTMKLIGKFNVYNVLAATAAGLVSGVSLQTIIDVIKELAGVPGRFEVVDGGQNYTVIVDYAHTPDSLENVLKTAKQFAKGDVYCIVGCGGDRDRTKRPIMASVATEYATHAIYTSDNPRSEDPKAILDDMVNDANGNNYEVIVDRKEAIRSAISKVKAEDIIIIAGKGHETYQIIGKEVHHFDDREVAKEAITERLNNEV; encoded by the coding sequence ATGAAGTTGCATACACTTGTATCATGTTTGCATGATTTTCCAGTTGTTCCAAAAGAAAATCCAGAAATAACATCTATTGAAGCGGATTCACGTAAAGTGAAAGAGGGAAGCTTATTTATATGCATGAAAGGATATACGGTTGATAGCCATGACTTTGCTAAGCAAGCAGCCGCACAAGGAGCGGCTGCTATTGTTGCGGAAAGACCAATTGATGTTGACGTTCCAGTTGTACTTGTGAAAAATACTTTTCGTTCGCTAGCGGTTTTAGCTGATTATTTTTATGGCCAACCAACACACAAGTTACATTTAATCGGTATTACAGGTACAAATGGAAAGACAACAACATCGCATATTATGGATGAAATTATGCGCGCACATGGTCATAAAACAGGGCTAATTGGAACGATTAATATGAAAATCGGTGATGAAACATTTGAGGTGAAAAATACAACACCAGATGCACTAACACTTCAACAGACGTTTTCAAGAATGGTTGAACAAGGTGTGGATAGCACAGTAATGGAAGTTTCGTCTCATGCTCTAGATCTTGGCCGTGTACACGGGTGCGATTACGATGTTGCAGTATTTACGAATTTAACACAAGATCATTTAGACTATCATAAAACGATGGAAGAATATAAGCATGCGAAAGGATTGCTTTTTGCACAGCTTGGCAATAGTTATCATCATAATCGCGAAAAATACGCTATATTAAACAGTGATGATCCAGTAGCAGAAGAGTATATGAGAAGTACAGCAGCTACTGTTGTAACATACGGTATAGATGTTGTAAGCGACATTATGGCACGAGATATCGTAATGACGAGTGGCGGTACAACATTTACACTTGTAACACCGTATGAAACTGTAAATGTTACGATGAAATTAATTGGTAAGTTTAATGTATACAACGTGTTAGCAGCTACAGCAGCAGGTCTTGTTTCAGGAGTGAGCTTACAAACAATTATTGATGTAATTAAAGAGCTTGCTGGCGTTCCTGGACGTTTTGAAGTTGTTGATGGTGGACAAAATTACACAGTTATTGTTGACTATGCACATACACCTGATAGCTTAGAGAACGTACTAAAAACAGCAAAACAGTTTGCAAAAGGTGATGTATATTGTATCGTTGGTTGCGGTGGTGATAGAGATAGAACGAAAAGACCAATAATGGCAAGTGTTGCAACCGAATATGCAACTCATGCAATTTATACATCAGATAATCCAAGAAGTGAAGATCCGAAGGCTATTTTGGATGATATGGTAAATGATGCAAATGGGAATAATTATGAAGTAATTGTTGATAGAAAAGAAGCGATACGTTCCGCTATCTCGAAAGTGAAAGCAGAAGATATTATTATTATTGCTGGTAAAGGGCATGAAACGTATCAAATTATTGGTAAAGAAGTTCATCATTTTGACGATCGTGAAGTCGCTAAAGAAGCAATCACGGAGCGTTTAAACAACGAAGTGTAA
- the mraY gene encoding phospho-N-acetylmuramoyl-pentapeptide-transferase, with product MLEQGLLVTAGVAFLISVALSPLFIPFLRKLKFGQSIRDEGPKSHQKKSGTPTMGGIVIYVSMMVTTLIMAIKFNNLGAEVSLLLLVTFGYGLIGFLDDYIKVVKKRNLGLTSKQKLIGQLVIAIAFFLIGKGQAFHTYIMIPGTDVKFELGWAYFVLVLFMLIGGSNAVNLTDGLDGLLSGTAAIAFGAFSIIAVAQEQFGVAIFCMAVVGAVLGFLVFNANPAKVFMGDTGSLALGGAIAAVAILLKQELLLVIIGGVFVAETLSVIIQVISFKTTGKRVFKMSPLHHHYELCGWSEWRVVVTFWSVGFLLAVLGIYIGVWM from the coding sequence GTGCTTGAACAAGGTTTATTAGTAACGGCTGGGGTAGCATTCTTAATTTCTGTTGCCCTTTCGCCATTATTTATTCCATTTTTAAGAAAATTAAAGTTCGGACAGAGTATTCGTGACGAAGGACCGAAGTCACACCAAAAGAAATCAGGGACACCAACGATGGGTGGTATTGTCATATATGTATCTATGATGGTGACTACGCTTATTATGGCGATTAAATTTAACAATTTAGGTGCAGAAGTATCATTGTTATTATTAGTTACATTTGGGTACGGATTAATCGGATTTTTAGATGACTACATAAAAGTAGTAAAGAAAAGAAATCTTGGTTTAACATCAAAACAAAAATTGATTGGTCAGCTTGTAATTGCTATTGCGTTCTTTTTAATTGGAAAAGGGCAAGCATTTCACACTTATATCATGATTCCGGGAACTGATGTTAAATTTGAATTAGGCTGGGCATATTTTGTTCTTGTATTATTTATGCTTATTGGTGGATCAAATGCGGTTAATTTAACAGATGGTTTAGATGGCTTATTATCAGGAACAGCTGCTATTGCATTCGGAGCATTTAGTATTATTGCTGTAGCTCAAGAACAATTTGGGGTAGCTATTTTCTGTATGGCAGTTGTAGGAGCTGTACTGGGCTTTTTAGTGTTCAATGCGAATCCAGCGAAAGTATTTATGGGGGATACAGGTTCTCTAGCTTTAGGTGGTGCTATCGCAGCTGTAGCGATTTTGTTAAAACAAGAATTGTTACTCGTTATTATTGGCGGTGTATTCGTAGCGGAAACTTTATCTGTTATTATCCAAGTTATTTCGTTCAAAACAACAGGAAAGCGTGTCTTTAAAATGAGCCCATTACATCATCATTATGAATTATGTGGTTGGTCAGAGTGGCGCGTTGTTGTAACGTTTTGGTCTGTAGGATTTTTATTAGCTGTGCTAGGAATTTATATCGGGGTGTGGATGTAA
- the murD gene encoding UDP-N-acetylmuramoyl-L-alanine--D-glutamate ligase, translated as MKTVTEYQNKNVLVLGIAKSGYAAATLLKKLGANVIVNDGKPLVGNMLAAELQAEGMDVVCGGHPLELLERNISLVVKNPGIPYSNPLLMAAKEKQIPIVTEVELAYRISAAPFVGITGSNGKTTTTMLTFEMLKEGQKHPVIAGNIGTVACEVAQLAKENEVVVTELSSFQLMGVESFQPKIAAFLNLFEAHLDYHGTKKEYGLAKANIFKNQTETDYSVINADDADVMALSAYSKGQKVLFSTTKEIEDGACIKGNALYFKGEKVVKVSDIVLPGKHNLENILAAMSIAKLLGVSNEAITAVLKSFTGVKHRLEYVTTINNRKFYNDSKATNMLATEKALSAFTQPIVLLAGGLDRGNEFDDLIPYFKHVKAIVTFGQTAPKLVRAAEKAGLDVIESVDTLDDAVVKAYAHSADGDVILLSPACASWDQFKTFEERGDIFIQAVHKLI; from the coding sequence TTGAAAACTGTAACTGAATATCAAAATAAAAATGTTCTTGTATTAGGTATTGCTAAAAGTGGTTATGCAGCAGCTACTTTATTAAAAAAATTAGGTGCAAACGTCATTGTAAATGATGGGAAACCATTAGTGGGTAATATGCTTGCTGCTGAGTTACAAGCGGAAGGAATGGATGTTGTATGTGGTGGGCATCCGTTAGAATTGTTGGAGAGAAACATTTCACTTGTCGTAAAAAACCCAGGAATTCCATATTCTAATCCACTCTTAATGGCGGCGAAAGAAAAGCAAATTCCAATTGTAACTGAGGTTGAATTAGCATATCGCATTTCAGCAGCACCGTTTGTTGGGATTACGGGATCTAACGGCAAAACAACAACGACAATGTTAACGTTTGAAATGTTAAAAGAAGGACAAAAGCACCCAGTTATTGCGGGGAATATAGGTACTGTGGCTTGTGAAGTTGCACAATTGGCGAAAGAAAATGAAGTTGTCGTTACGGAACTTTCATCGTTTCAATTGATGGGAGTGGAATCGTTCCAACCAAAAATTGCAGCCTTTTTAAATTTATTTGAAGCGCATTTAGATTATCACGGGACGAAGAAAGAGTATGGTTTGGCGAAAGCGAATATTTTCAAAAACCAAACTGAAACAGATTATAGTGTAATTAACGCAGATGATGCAGATGTAATGGCATTATCGGCATATAGTAAAGGACAAAAAGTATTATTTTCGACGACGAAAGAAATTGAAGATGGTGCGTGTATAAAAGGTAACGCTCTTTATTTTAAAGGCGAAAAAGTAGTTAAAGTAAGCGATATTGTTTTACCTGGTAAGCACAATCTAGAAAATATTTTAGCAGCAATGAGTATTGCTAAATTACTAGGTGTTTCTAATGAAGCAATTACTGCTGTGTTAAAAAGTTTTACAGGTGTAAAACATCGCTTAGAATATGTAACAACGATTAATAATCGAAAATTTTATAATGATTCAAAAGCGACGAATATGCTAGCGACAGAAAAAGCATTATCTGCATTTACACAACCGATTGTATTATTGGCTGGTGGACTTGATCGTGGTAATGAATTTGATGATTTAATTCCATACTTTAAACATGTCAAAGCGATTGTAACATTTGGACAAACTGCACCAAAATTAGTAAGAGCGGCAGAAAAAGCAGGATTAGATGTAATTGAAAGTGTCGATACTTTAGATGATGCAGTAGTGAAAGCTTATGCTCATTCTGCCGATGGTGATGTTATTCTTCTTTCACCAGCATGTGCAAGCTGGGATCAATTTAAAACATTTGAAGAAAGAGGAGACATTTTTATACAAGCTGTGCATAAACTTATATAA
- the murG gene encoding undecaprenyldiphospho-muramoylpentapeptide beta-N-acetylglucosaminyltransferase — protein MRVLVSGGGTGGHIYPALALIREIKKLNPEARFLYIGTENGLESTIVPKAGIPFQSIVISGFKRKISLDNVKTVMRFLKGVQDSKRYIRRFNPDIVIGTGGYVCGPVVYAAAKLGIPTIVHEQNSVPGVTNKFLSRYVDKVAVCFEAAAEHFPQSKVIMTGNPRASEVMDQNGMKGKRSVGLSLSKKSVLIFGGSRGARPINDAFVEAIEQFGNKSYEVLYVTGEVHYDKVMEAVKQKGNPNNVIIKPFIHNMPEVLTGVDLVVSRAGATTLAELTALGKPSVLIPSPYVTNNHQEKNARSVVDKGAAKMLLEKDLTSETLIRDIDEILLDTQTLQNMKLATKQLGIPDAANKLYEVMNKLIKK, from the coding sequence GTGCGAGTATTAGTAAGTGGTGGGGGTACTGGAGGACATATTTATCCAGCTCTTGCTTTAATTAGAGAAATAAAAAAACTAAATCCAGAAGCAAGGTTTTTATACATTGGTACAGAGAATGGATTAGAGAGTACCATCGTACCGAAAGCCGGTATTCCGTTCCAATCTATTGTTATAAGTGGATTTAAACGAAAAATATCTCTTGATAATGTAAAAACAGTAATGCGTTTCCTAAAAGGTGTTCAAGATAGTAAACGATATATTCGTCGTTTTAACCCTGATATTGTGATTGGTACGGGTGGATACGTATGTGGGCCAGTTGTATATGCTGCGGCTAAATTAGGTATTCCGACTATTGTACATGAACAAAATAGTGTACCTGGTGTAACGAATAAATTTTTAAGTCGTTATGTCGATAAAGTTGCAGTTTGCTTTGAAGCAGCTGCAGAACATTTCCCACAGTCAAAAGTGATTATGACAGGTAATCCACGTGCATCAGAAGTAATGGACCAAAATGGAATGAAAGGAAAACGTTCGGTAGGACTATCCCTTTCTAAAAAATCCGTGCTTATTTTTGGTGGGAGTCGCGGGGCTAGACCGATTAACGATGCTTTTGTAGAAGCGATTGAACAATTTGGGAATAAAAGTTACGAAGTATTATATGTAACAGGCGAAGTACATTATGATAAAGTTATGGAAGCCGTGAAACAAAAAGGGAATCCGAATAATGTTATTATTAAACCTTTTATTCATAATATGCCAGAGGTACTGACTGGTGTAGATCTTGTTGTTTCAAGAGCAGGGGCTACAACGCTTGCAGAATTAACAGCGTTAGGAAAGCCAAGTGTATTAATTCCAAGTCCGTATGTAACAAATAACCATCAAGAAAAAAATGCACGATCAGTTGTTGATAAAGGAGCAGCTAAAATGCTACTTGAAAAAGATTTAACATCTGAAACGCTTATTCGTGACATTGATGAGATTTTATTGGATACACAAACATTACAAAATATGAAACTGGCTACTAAGCAACTTGGTATTCCAGATGCAGCAAATAAGCTATATGAAGTAATGAACAAGCTTATTAAAAAATAA
- the ftsL gene encoding cell division protein FtsL has translation MTNLAVKYKQQAQEEVQIQTPPQQMVKPKVKTKITRIEKLLYVTFIGFLLYACVAFIGNKAGLYQVNVEAATVEEQIVKKQKENQELQAEVEKLSRYERIAEVAKKHGLEINANNVKGLK, from the coding sequence ATGACTAATTTAGCTGTAAAGTATAAACAACAGGCGCAAGAAGAGGTACAAATTCAAACGCCGCCGCAGCAGATGGTTAAGCCAAAAGTTAAAACGAAAATTACAAGAATTGAAAAGCTATTGTACGTAACGTTTATTGGGTTTTTATTATATGCTTGTGTAGCTTTTATTGGGAATAAAGCGGGTCTATATCAAGTTAATGTAGAAGCAGCGACGGTAGAAGAACAAATTGTGAAAAAACAAAAGGAAAATCAAGAATTGCAGGCTGAAGTAGAGAAGTTAAGTCGTTATGAACGTATCGCTGAAGTTGCAAAAAAACACGGGCTAGAAATTAATGCGAATAACGTGAAAGGCCTAAAGTAA
- the spoVE gene encoding stage V sporulation protein E, which yields MKKTPDFILIIVTLTLLTIGMIMVYSASAVWASYKMGDSFFFAKRQLLFASLGVVAMFFLMKIDYWVWRTYSKVILLVCFVLLILVLIPGVGLVRGGARSWIGIGAFSIQPSEFMKFAMIIFLAKFLAERQKLITSFKRGLLPALSFVFLAFGMIMLQPDLGTGTVMVGTCIIMIFISGARVFHFAMFGLLGAAGFVGLIASAPYRMKRITSYLDPWSDPLGSGFQIIQSLLAIGPGSLFGLGLGQSRQKFLYLPEPQTDFIFAILSEELGFIGGSFVLLLFSLLLWRGVRIALGAPDLYGTFLAVGIVAMIAIQVMINVGVVTGLMPVTGITLPFLSYGGSSLTLMLMAVGVLLNISRHSRY from the coding sequence ATGAAGAAAACGCCTGATTTTATTCTCATCATCGTTACACTTACGTTGTTAACAATCGGAATGATTATGGTTTATAGTGCGAGTGCGGTTTGGGCCTCTTATAAAATGGGGGATTCATTCTTTTTTGCAAAAAGACAATTGTTATTTGCAAGTCTTGGGGTAGTAGCTATGTTTTTTCTCATGAAAATTGATTATTGGGTGTGGCGTACGTATTCAAAAGTAATTTTACTAGTTTGTTTCGTTCTGCTTATTCTCGTTCTTATTCCTGGAGTAGGTCTCGTTCGTGGGGGAGCGCGAAGTTGGATTGGAATCGGAGCATTTTCTATCCAACCGTCAGAGTTTATGAAATTCGCGATGATTATTTTCTTAGCAAAATTTTTAGCGGAACGACAAAAATTAATTACCTCGTTTAAACGTGGTTTGCTACCGGCTCTTAGTTTTGTCTTTCTTGCTTTTGGGATGATTATGTTACAACCAGATCTTGGTACGGGAACGGTAATGGTTGGGACATGTATTATTATGATATTCATTTCGGGAGCAAGGGTTTTTCACTTTGCAATGTTTGGTTTGCTTGGTGCAGCGGGATTTGTAGGGTTAATTGCATCAGCACCGTATCGAATGAAACGCATCACATCATATTTAGATCCATGGTCGGATCCGCTCGGAAGTGGATTTCAAATTATCCAATCGTTACTCGCAATTGGACCTGGTAGTTTATTTGGGCTTGGACTTGGACAAAGTAGACAAAAATTTCTTTATTTACCTGAACCACAAACAGACTTTATATTTGCGATCTTATCCGAGGAATTAGGTTTTATTGGTGGTTCATTTGTGTTATTATTATTTAGTCTATTATTATGGCGCGGGGTTCGTATAGCATTAGGAGCGCCAGATTTATATGGTACGTTTTTAGCAGTAGGTATTGTGGCGATGATTGCGATTCAAGTAATGATTAATGTTGGTGTTGTAACAGGACTGATGCCTGTTACGGGTATTACTTTGCCGTTTTTAAGTTATGGTGGATCAAGTTTGACCTTAATGTTAATGGCAGTAGGTGTATTATTGAATATAAGTCGCCATTCTCGCTATTAA
- a CDS encoding stage V sporulation protein D, which yields MRVSNVTVRKRLIFILISGILIFTIIDIRLGYVQFFLGNMLTDRAKDSWSRNITFEPERGKILDRNGVELATNKSAPTVFVVPRQIEKPAETAEKLAAVLGVEKDDVYKRITKKESIVRLDKGGRKISHDKAKEVRALSLKGVYIAEDSIRYYPFGNFLSHVLGFAGSDNQGLMGLEKYYDKELNGDKGHVRFFADAKGQRMPNVGDDFKKPEAGLNLGLTIDSRITRIMEREMNIAESTYNPDGMIAIAMNPKNGEILGMSSRPSFDPADFQSVSPEVYNRNLPVWSTYEPGSTFKIITLAAALNENLVDLEKDTFYDDGAAEVGGARLRCWKAGGHGSQTFLEVVQNSCNPGFIELGDRLGKDRLFKYIRNFGFGQKTGIDLQGEGSGILFNLDKVGPVEQATTSFGQGVSVTPIQQVAAVAAAVNGGTLYQPYIAKEFIDPKNNQVVSKKTPVAKREVISKETSEKVRYALENVVAKGSGKGAYIDGYRVGGKTGTAQKVKDGKYLDNNYIVSFIGFAPADDPQIVVYVAVDNPKGVTQFGGVVAAPIVGNILRDALPVMGVEPRKEQVEKEYKWGDTPTVEVPNLIGMKKKDLQTQLVDLKLDISGDGGKVIKQSPEAGAKVKEGSKVRIYFGN from the coding sequence ATGCGTGTATCAAATGTAACGGTTAGGAAACGGCTTATTTTTATACTTATATCGGGTATACTCATTTTCACCATCATTGATATTCGTCTTGGATATGTGCAATTTTTTCTTGGAAATATGTTAACGGATCGTGCGAAGGATTCATGGAGTCGTAATATTACTTTTGAACCAGAGCGAGGGAAAATTTTAGATCGAAATGGTGTGGAGCTTGCTACGAATAAAAGTGCACCGACCGTCTTTGTTGTGCCGAGGCAAATTGAAAAACCAGCAGAGACTGCAGAGAAGTTAGCTGCAGTATTAGGTGTGGAAAAAGATGATGTTTATAAGCGGATTACAAAAAAAGAGTCGATTGTAAGGCTTGATAAAGGCGGAAGGAAAATATCGCATGACAAAGCGAAAGAAGTACGCGCATTAAGTTTAAAGGGTGTGTACATCGCAGAGGATTCTATCCGGTACTATCCATTCGGTAATTTTTTATCACACGTATTAGGATTTGCGGGCAGTGATAATCAAGGGCTTATGGGACTAGAGAAATATTATGATAAAGAGCTAAATGGTGATAAAGGTCATGTGCGATTTTTTGCAGATGCAAAAGGACAGAGAATGCCTAACGTTGGAGATGATTTCAAAAAACCAGAAGCCGGCTTGAATTTAGGATTAACAATTGATTCACGCATTACGAGGATTATGGAAAGAGAAATGAATATTGCGGAATCAACGTATAATCCTGATGGTATGATAGCAATTGCAATGAATCCGAAAAATGGTGAAATTTTAGGTATGTCAAGTCGGCCAAGTTTTGATCCAGCAGATTTCCAAAGTGTTTCTCCCGAAGTATATAACAGAAACTTACCTGTATGGAGTACGTATGAGCCGGGGTCAACATTTAAGATTATTACATTAGCTGCAGCCTTGAATGAAAATTTGGTAGACTTAGAGAAAGATACGTTTTATGATGATGGAGCAGCTGAAGTTGGTGGAGCTAGATTGCGATGTTGGAAAGCTGGAGGCCATGGTAGCCAAACGTTTTTAGAGGTAGTTCAAAACTCTTGTAACCCAGGATTTATTGAACTCGGTGATCGTCTTGGTAAAGATCGATTGTTTAAATACATTCGCAATTTCGGGTTTGGACAGAAGACCGGAATTGACTTACAAGGTGAAGGTAGCGGGATTTTATTTAATTTAGATAAAGTTGGTCCAGTCGAGCAAGCGACGACTTCATTTGGGCAAGGTGTTTCTGTTACACCGATTCAACAAGTAGCAGCTGTAGCGGCCGCTGTAAATGGTGGAACTTTGTATCAGCCATATATAGCGAAGGAATTTATTGATCCGAAGAATAATCAAGTTGTCAGCAAAAAGACACCTGTTGCGAAAAGGGAAGTTATTTCCAAGGAAACTTCAGAGAAAGTTCGTTACGCATTAGAGAATGTTGTAGCGAAAGGTTCTGGTAAAGGGGCTTATATTGATGGATATCGTGTAGGTGGAAAAACTGGGACTGCTCAAAAGGTGAAAGATGGAAAATATTTAGATAATAACTATATTGTATCATTTATCGGTTTTGCTCCAGCCGACGATCCGCAAATTGTTGTTTATGTAGCAGTGGATAATCCAAAAGGAGTCACTCAATTTGGTGGAGTTGTAGCAGCACCTATTGTTGGGAATATTCTTCGTGACGCACTTCCTGTAATGGGAGTGGAACCGAGAAAAGAGCAAGTTGAGAAAGAATATAAATGGGGCGATACACCAACTGTGGAAGTTCCGAATTTAATTGGTATGAAAAAGAAAGATTTACAAACGCAACTTGTAGACTTGAAGCTTGATATAAGTGGTGATGGTGGGAAAGTAATTAAACAATCACCAGAAGCAGGAGCTAAAGTAAAAGAGGGTTCAAAAGTTAGAATTTACTTCGGGAATTAA